From Actinoplanes oblitus, a single genomic window includes:
- a CDS encoding LLM class F420-dependent oxidoreductase, which translates to MSMRWGMTVPLGGVPLADHAAVFTALADAGFTDAWTAEVAGTDAFTPLTLAAAWEPRLRLGTAIAPVYTRGPGLLAMTAAALAETAPGRFQFGIGASSPVVAGDWNAADFVKPFARSRDTLRFLRAALAGEMVDREFPTFTVKRFRLERPPAVPPRLMLAALRPQMLHLAAAEADGVILNWLAATDVPTALAETKEAGPDFAVATRIFVVPTDDAGYARTLGRRLITSYLTVPAYAAFHRWLGREEILAPMWAAWERGDRKAALAAIPDSLVDELVVHGTPEVVRSRVQAYAEAGVTIPVMALLPTPELERGGFPALTELIAALGRPGR; encoded by the coding sequence ATGTCGATGCGCTGGGGCATGACCGTGCCGCTCGGCGGCGTTCCGCTGGCCGACCACGCCGCCGTCTTCACGGCACTGGCCGATGCCGGGTTCACCGACGCGTGGACCGCCGAGGTGGCCGGGACCGACGCGTTCACCCCGCTCACCCTGGCCGCCGCGTGGGAGCCCCGGCTGCGGCTGGGCACCGCTATCGCGCCGGTCTACACGCGCGGGCCGGGGCTGCTGGCGATGACCGCCGCCGCGCTCGCCGAGACCGCGCCCGGCCGGTTCCAGTTCGGCATCGGCGCGTCCTCGCCGGTGGTGGCCGGCGACTGGAACGCCGCCGACTTCGTGAAACCGTTCGCCCGCAGCCGCGACACGCTGCGCTTCCTGCGCGCCGCGCTGGCCGGCGAGATGGTCGACCGGGAGTTCCCCACCTTCACCGTGAAACGCTTCCGGCTGGAGCGGCCGCCGGCCGTCCCGCCGCGGCTCATGCTGGCCGCGCTGCGCCCGCAGATGCTGCACCTGGCGGCGGCCGAGGCGGACGGCGTGATCCTGAACTGGCTGGCCGCCACCGACGTGCCCACCGCGCTGGCCGAGACCAAGGAGGCCGGGCCGGACTTCGCGGTCGCCACCCGGATCTTCGTGGTACCGACCGACGACGCGGGCTACGCGCGGACGCTCGGGCGGCGACTGATCACGTCGTATCTGACGGTTCCGGCGTACGCGGCGTTCCACCGCTGGCTGGGCCGCGAGGAGATCCTGGCGCCGATGTGGGCGGCGTGGGAGCGCGGCGACCGGAAGGCCGCGCTGGCCGCGATCCCGGACTCCCTGGTGGACGAGCTGGTGGTGCACGGGACGCCGGAGGTGGTGCGGAGCCGGGTCCAGGCGTACGCGGAGGCCGGCGTCACCATCCCGGTGATGGCCCTGCTGCCGACGCCGGAGCTGGAGCGGGGCGGTTTCCCGGCCCTGACCGAGCTGATCGCCGCCCTGGGCCGCCCCGGCCGGTAA
- a CDS encoding PadR family transcriptional regulator, which yields MRFQHEGHHGRRMRGFGFPPGFPFGGPGGPGGFGPGGPFGPGEFGGRGGGGRRGGRGRPNVRPAVLALLLERPMHGYEMIQELDARTNGIWRPSPGSIYPTLQLLEDEGLIEATAGGGRKSYQLTADGRPEAETAAQNPPWAQFGDDTLNQVQDFRDAAVGIFSALKQVGFNGTPEQRDKALQVLNDTKRKLYAILADGE from the coding sequence ATGAGGTTCCAGCACGAGGGGCACCACGGACGTCGCATGCGCGGTTTCGGCTTCCCGCCCGGATTCCCCTTCGGCGGTCCCGGCGGCCCCGGCGGTTTCGGTCCCGGCGGCCCGTTCGGCCCGGGTGAGTTCGGCGGTCGCGGCGGCGGTGGCCGTCGCGGCGGTCGCGGCCGGCCCAATGTCCGCCCGGCCGTCCTGGCGCTGCTCCTGGAGCGCCCCATGCACGGTTACGAGATGATCCAGGAGCTGGACGCCCGGACCAACGGCATCTGGCGTCCCAGCCCCGGCTCGATCTACCCGACGCTCCAGCTCCTGGAGGACGAGGGCCTGATCGAGGCGACGGCGGGCGGCGGCCGCAAGAGCTACCAGCTCACCGCCGACGGCCGCCCCGAGGCCGAGACCGCCGCGCAGAACCCGCCGTGGGCCCAGTTCGGCGACGACACCCTCAACCAGGTGCAGGACTTCCGCGACGCGGCGGTCGGCATCTTCAGCGCGCTCAAGCAGGTCGGTTTCAACGGCACGCCGGAGCAGCGGGACAAGGCGCTCCAGGTCCTCAACGACACGAAGCGCAAGCTCTACGCGATCCTCGCCGACGGCGAGTGA
- a CDS encoding GNAT family N-acetyltransferase, with protein MLTVPIRQLGEPERAAVERILDADPYAGAQIAERVAAHGLNWWRSDGRIYGYDPGRRVESIIWSGAHLVPVGATAPAVAAFADLLGAEPRICSSIIGRAEAVLDLWDRLGPHWGAARDVRPNQPLLVTDRAPMVPADPEVRLVRPSEVDQLFPAAVAMYTEEVGVSPLQDDGGRGYRRRVAELVKGKRTYARFAGDQVIFKAELAIITQRTTQVQGVWVHPEWRGRGLGTGAMAAVVSDALRRVAPTVSLYVNDYNAAARRVYQRCGFVSAGSFATVLF; from the coding sequence GTGTTGACGGTGCCCATTCGCCAGCTCGGAGAGCCCGAGCGTGCTGCTGTCGAGCGGATCCTGGACGCCGACCCCTACGCGGGCGCACAGATCGCCGAGCGCGTGGCCGCCCACGGGCTGAACTGGTGGCGTTCCGACGGGCGGATCTACGGCTACGACCCGGGCCGCCGGGTCGAGTCGATCATCTGGTCCGGCGCGCATCTGGTGCCGGTCGGTGCCACCGCGCCCGCCGTGGCGGCCTTCGCCGACCTGCTCGGCGCCGAGCCGCGGATCTGCTCGTCGATCATCGGACGGGCCGAGGCGGTGCTCGACCTGTGGGACCGGCTGGGCCCGCACTGGGGTGCGGCCCGCGACGTCCGGCCGAACCAGCCGCTGCTGGTCACCGACCGGGCGCCGATGGTGCCGGCCGATCCCGAGGTGCGCCTGGTCCGGCCGAGTGAGGTGGATCAGCTGTTCCCGGCCGCGGTGGCGATGTACACCGAGGAGGTCGGGGTGTCACCGCTGCAGGACGACGGCGGGCGGGGCTACCGCCGGCGGGTCGCCGAGCTGGTGAAAGGCAAGCGGACCTACGCGCGGTTCGCCGGCGACCAGGTGATCTTCAAGGCCGAGCTGGCGATCATCACGCAGCGGACCACGCAGGTGCAGGGCGTCTGGGTGCACCCGGAGTGGCGCGGGCGGGGCCTCGGGACCGGGGCGATGGCCGCCGTGGTGAGCGACGCGCTGCGGCGGGTGGCGCCGACGGTGAGCCTCTACGTGAACGACTACAACGCCGCGGCCCGGCGCGTCTACCAGAGGTGCGGCTTCGTCTCGGCCGGCTCCTTCGCCACAGTCCTCTTCTGA
- the ispG gene encoding flavodoxin-dependent (E)-4-hydroxy-3-methylbut-2-enyl-diphosphate synthase, with translation MTAISLGMPAVPPPPLAPRRQSRQINVGGVLVGGGAPVSVQSMTTTLTSDVNATLQQIAELTAAGCQIVRVAVPSQDDVEALPAIAKKSQIPVIADIHFQPKYVFAAIDAGCAAVRVNPGNIRQFDDKVKEIARAAAGAGVPIRIGVNAGSLDKRLLEKYGKATAEALVESALWECSLFEEHGFRDIKISVKHNDPVVMIRAYRQLAEQCDYPLHLGVTEAGPAFQGTIKSAVAFGALLAEGIGDTIRVSLSAPPVEEIKVGQQILESLGLRERGLEIVSCPSCGRAQVDVYTLAEQVTAALDGFPVPLRVAVMGCVVNGPGEAREADLGVASGNGKGQIFVKGKVIKTVPEAVIVETLVEEALRLADEMGAELPDELRELLPGPTVTVH, from the coding sequence ATGACCGCGATCAGTCTTGGAATGCCGGCTGTCCCCCCGCCGCCGCTGGCCCCGCGCCGCCAGAGCCGCCAGATCAACGTCGGTGGTGTCCTGGTCGGTGGCGGCGCCCCGGTCAGCGTCCAGTCGATGACCACCACGCTCACCTCGGACGTCAACGCGACGCTGCAGCAGATCGCCGAGCTGACAGCGGCCGGCTGCCAGATCGTCCGGGTCGCGGTGCCGTCCCAGGACGACGTCGAGGCGCTGCCCGCGATCGCCAAGAAGTCGCAGATCCCGGTGATCGCCGACATCCACTTCCAGCCGAAGTACGTGTTCGCCGCGATCGACGCCGGCTGCGCCGCGGTCCGGGTCAACCCGGGCAACATCCGGCAGTTCGACGACAAGGTCAAGGAGATCGCCCGGGCGGCCGCCGGCGCCGGCGTCCCGATCCGGATCGGCGTCAACGCCGGCTCGCTGGACAAGCGGCTGCTGGAGAAATACGGCAAGGCCACCGCCGAGGCGCTGGTCGAGTCGGCCCTCTGGGAGTGCTCGCTCTTCGAGGAGCACGGCTTCCGGGACATCAAGATCTCGGTCAAGCACAACGACCCGGTGGTGATGATCCGGGCCTACCGGCAGCTCGCCGAGCAGTGCGACTACCCGCTGCACCTGGGCGTGACCGAGGCCGGGCCGGCCTTCCAGGGCACCATCAAGAGCGCTGTCGCGTTCGGCGCGCTGCTCGCCGAGGGCATCGGCGACACCATCCGGGTCTCGCTCTCCGCCCCGCCGGTCGAGGAGATCAAGGTCGGTCAGCAGATCCTGGAGTCGCTCGGCCTGCGCGAGCGGGGCCTGGAGATCGTCTCCTGCCCGTCCTGCGGCCGCGCCCAGGTCGACGTCTACACCCTCGCCGAGCAGGTGACGGCTGCCCTCGACGGGTTCCCGGTGCCGCTGCGGGTGGCCGTCATGGGCTGCGTGGTGAACGGTCCCGGCGAGGCCCGCGAGGCCGACCTCGGCGTGGCGTCCGGTAACGGCAAGGGCCAGATCTTCGTGAAGGGCAAGGTCATCAAGACGGTGCCGGAGGCGGTGATCGTGGAGACGCTGGTCGAGGAGGCGCTCCGGCTCGCCGACGAGATGGGTGCCGAGCTTCCGGACGAGCTGCGCGAGCTGCTCCCCGGGCCCACTGTCACGGTGCACTGA
- a CDS encoding YhgE/Pip domain-containing protein produces the protein MKAFALAGLEIRRFLRSRLTAAALAVLAVVPLLYGALYLYAFWDPYGHLNHIPAALVVEDRPATDQDGKPVHAGQDLARELIDRQVFDWDQVDAPTAEKGVRDGKYQIMLRIPADFSSDLATAPKAGATPENARLSAVSDDATNYLSGVFARTAFDEVRAAASAGASAKYYDKMLIGFTDLKAQTQKAADGAGEITDGAGTLHGAMAKESAGIDKAHDSTGKLAGKLGTAGRGADRLADVLYQLEDGAGELASGTARAAAGGRQLATAVDGAADKVEPLLRQNAQTIEDAANRVARGADLLASNVGAIDTAADQAVRNARELRAALNRMPADTPGLTRAKHLANQLVRDAVRIRNGVRAADLDGLRDRLREVAKTARSVADDAPHLADDVARARGRVDRLADGLNQLASGAKRLKTGLGQTADGAANLRDGVFQLATGARAINSGLGKLSTGGHRIADGLADLQDGAGELAGKLADGADQIPAYDDASARSGILADPVSLDRVVRNPAGTYGVGFAPYFLALALWVGAMINYMLLRPLNRRHLMSGGPPHRVALAGLLPGVLIGLVQAALLFVVVRFGLGLSPVHQWASLGLLLGTAAVFAAIMQLIGAALGAPGRIIALVLLMLQLTSSGGTYPVQTTPRIFQAIHPLLPMTYVVEAMRHAIDGGGAGPVVHGALVLAGFGVIALLLTTLVAGRQRRMRTGDLHPELVL, from the coding sequence GTGAAAGCCTTCGCACTGGCGGGCCTGGAGATCCGCCGCTTCCTGCGCAGCCGCCTCACCGCCGCCGCGCTCGCCGTCCTCGCCGTCGTCCCGCTGCTCTACGGCGCGCTCTATCTCTACGCCTTCTGGGATCCCTACGGCCACCTCAACCACATCCCGGCCGCCCTGGTGGTCGAGGACCGCCCGGCCACCGACCAGGACGGCAAACCCGTGCACGCCGGGCAGGACCTGGCCCGCGAGCTGATCGACCGGCAGGTCTTCGACTGGGACCAGGTCGACGCGCCGACCGCCGAGAAGGGCGTGCGCGACGGCAAGTACCAGATCATGCTGCGCATCCCGGCCGACTTCTCCAGTGATCTCGCGACGGCGCCGAAGGCCGGCGCCACCCCGGAGAACGCGCGGCTCAGCGCGGTCAGCGACGACGCCACCAACTACCTCTCCGGGGTCTTCGCCCGCACCGCCTTCGACGAGGTCCGCGCGGCCGCCTCGGCCGGCGCCTCGGCGAAGTACTACGACAAGATGCTGATCGGTTTCACCGACCTGAAGGCGCAGACCCAGAAGGCCGCCGACGGTGCCGGGGAGATCACCGACGGCGCCGGCACCCTGCACGGCGCGATGGCCAAGGAGAGCGCCGGGATCGACAAGGCGCACGACTCCACCGGGAAACTGGCCGGCAAGCTGGGCACCGCCGGACGCGGCGCGGACCGGCTCGCCGACGTGCTGTACCAGCTGGAGGACGGCGCCGGCGAGCTGGCCTCGGGCACCGCGCGGGCCGCGGCCGGCGGTCGTCAGCTGGCCACCGCGGTCGACGGCGCCGCCGACAAGGTCGAGCCGCTGCTCCGCCAGAACGCGCAGACCATCGAGGACGCGGCGAACCGGGTGGCCCGCGGCGCCGACCTGCTCGCCTCGAACGTCGGCGCCATCGACACCGCCGCCGACCAGGCGGTCCGGAACGCCCGGGAGCTGCGCGCCGCGCTGAACCGGATGCCTGCCGACACCCCCGGCCTGACCAGGGCGAAGCACCTGGCCAACCAGCTGGTCAGGGACGCCGTGCGGATCCGGAACGGGGTACGCGCCGCCGACCTGGACGGGCTGCGCGACCGGCTCCGCGAGGTGGCGAAGACCGCCCGCTCGGTCGCCGACGACGCACCGCACCTGGCCGACGACGTGGCCCGCGCCCGCGGCCGGGTCGACCGGCTGGCCGACGGCCTGAACCAGCTCGCCTCCGGGGCGAAGCGGCTGAAGACCGGCCTCGGGCAGACCGCTGACGGCGCCGCCAACCTGCGCGACGGCGTCTTCCAGCTGGCCACCGGCGCCCGCGCGATCAACTCCGGCCTGGGCAAGCTCTCCACCGGCGGGCACCGGATCGCGGACGGTCTGGCCGACCTGCAGGACGGTGCGGGCGAGCTGGCCGGCAAGCTGGCCGACGGCGCCGACCAGATCCCCGCGTACGACGACGCGTCGGCCCGCTCCGGCATCCTGGCCGACCCGGTGAGCCTGGACCGGGTGGTGCGCAACCCGGCCGGCACCTACGGCGTGGGCTTCGCGCCGTACTTCCTGGCGCTGGCCCTCTGGGTGGGCGCGATGATCAACTACATGCTGCTGCGCCCGCTGAACCGGCGTCACCTGATGTCCGGCGGGCCCCCGCACCGGGTGGCGCTGGCCGGTCTGCTGCCCGGCGTGCTGATCGGGCTGGTCCAGGCGGCGCTGCTGTTCGTGGTGGTCAGATTCGGTCTCGGGCTGTCCCCGGTGCACCAGTGGGCGAGCCTCGGCCTGCTGCTCGGCACCGCCGCGGTGTTCGCCGCGATCATGCAGCTGATCGGCGCCGCGCTCGGCGCGCCCGGCCGGATCATCGCGCTGGTCCTGCTGATGCTCCAGCTCACCTCGTCGGGCGGCACCTACCCGGTGCAGACCACGCCGAGGATCTTCCAGGCTATCCACCCGCTGCTGCCGATGACCTACGTGGTCGAGGCGATGCGGCACGCGATCGACGGCGGCGGCGCCGGCCCGGTCGTGCACGGCGCCCTGGTGCTGGCCGGCTTCGGTGTGATCGCGCTGCTGCTCACCACGCTGGTCGCCGGCCGGCAGCGCCGGATGCGCACCGGGGACCTGCACCCCGAGCTGGTCCTTTAA
- a CDS encoding ArsR/SmtB family transcription factor translates to MTDAAGLAAFAALLADRTRAAMCLALLDGRAWTAGELATHAGVARSTATEHLDRLIAGGLLTEARQGRHRYVRLAGPGVAGLLEDISSRLEPGLPPARGLRAATADAALRRGRTCYDHLAGRLGVAVTDALTEAGLLDQANGFAVTDSGLAWLTGALGVPGDQLRPGRRPLARACLDWTERRPHLGGLAGARLCETFLTRQWLTRIGSGRAVRLTPAGRSALRDLLHLTDLD, encoded by the coding sequence ATGACTGATGCGGCGGGATTGGCGGCGTTCGCGGCACTCCTGGCCGACCGGACCCGGGCGGCCATGTGCCTGGCCCTGCTCGACGGCCGCGCCTGGACCGCCGGCGAACTGGCCACACACGCCGGCGTGGCCCGCTCCACCGCCACCGAGCACCTGGACCGCCTGATCGCCGGCGGCCTGCTGACCGAGGCACGACAGGGCCGGCACCGCTACGTCCGGCTCGCCGGCCCCGGCGTGGCCGGCCTGCTGGAGGACATCAGCTCCCGGCTGGAACCCGGACTTCCACCGGCTCGCGGCCTACGGGCGGCCACCGCCGACGCCGCCCTGCGCCGGGGCCGGACCTGCTACGACCACCTGGCCGGCCGCCTGGGCGTCGCGGTCACCGACGCCTTGACCGAGGCCGGCCTGCTGGATCAGGCCAACGGGTTCGCCGTCACCGACTCCGGCCTGGCCTGGCTGACCGGCGCGCTCGGGGTGCCGGGCGACCAGCTCCGGCCCGGCCGCCGGCCCCTGGCCCGAGCCTGCCTCGACTGGACCGAGCGGCGTCCGCACCTGGGCGGCCTGGCCGGCGCCCGGCTCTGCGAGACGTTCCTCACCCGCCAGTGGCTGACCCGCATCGGGTCCGGCCGCGCGGTCCGGCTCACCCCGGCGGGCCGCTCCGCCCTGCGCGATCTCCTCCACCTGACCGACCTCGACTGA
- a CDS encoding sensor histidine kinase gives MPSWNVEEWRRPGPTREQRRNDLWTGLGVAALAVVSLYLLRSTGYHHSHRNPAFAEEIFWAVATTLPLAWRRRYPDAVAVVISVVFIAGQVRSTEEQIVANYALFSAIYTLGAWGRDRQRARILRLIIVAVMFGWLTLSFALYHDAVLAAMYSGVADAAGWLPRLWAAVFIAYLQNIVYFGFTYLMGDAAWRGVWRQHQLEQQAEQLRAAQEAAAGRAVLDERVRIARELHDVVAHHVSVMGIQASACRRALDKDPAKAVTALTAVEHGARTAVDELRRMLGALRASGPQAAATPGAGIDRIEEIAERAREAGLEVHFGTYGDPAPLPDSLSQAAYRIVQESVTNTLKHAHAATLDIRVRYLAGELELDVTDDGRGGTGERGSGMGLIGMRERVAVHDGTLEHGRRGGGGFRVRARLPYAPTTIGSAA, from the coding sequence ATGCCATCGTGGAACGTCGAAGAATGGCGGCGGCCGGGACCCACCCGCGAGCAGCGCCGGAACGATCTGTGGACCGGGCTGGGGGTCGCCGCCCTCGCCGTGGTCAGCCTCTATCTGCTGCGCAGCACCGGGTACCACCACAGCCACCGCAATCCGGCGTTCGCCGAGGAGATCTTCTGGGCGGTGGCGACCACGCTGCCGCTGGCCTGGCGCCGCCGGTACCCCGACGCGGTCGCCGTGGTGATCTCGGTGGTCTTCATCGCCGGGCAGGTCCGCTCCACCGAGGAGCAGATCGTCGCCAACTACGCGCTGTTCTCGGCGATCTACACGCTCGGCGCCTGGGGCCGGGATCGGCAGCGCGCCCGGATCCTGCGGCTGATCATCGTGGCGGTGATGTTCGGCTGGCTGACCCTCTCGTTCGCGCTGTACCACGACGCCGTGCTGGCGGCGATGTACTCCGGTGTCGCCGACGCCGCCGGTTGGCTGCCCCGGCTGTGGGCCGCGGTCTTCATCGCCTACCTGCAGAACATCGTCTACTTCGGCTTCACCTACCTGATGGGCGACGCGGCCTGGCGCGGCGTGTGGCGCCAGCACCAGCTGGAGCAGCAGGCCGAGCAGCTGCGCGCGGCCCAGGAGGCGGCGGCCGGCCGGGCCGTCCTGGACGAGCGGGTGCGGATCGCCCGGGAGCTGCACGACGTGGTCGCCCACCACGTCTCGGTGATGGGCATCCAGGCGTCCGCCTGCCGCCGGGCGCTCGACAAGGACCCGGCGAAGGCGGTCACCGCGCTCACCGCCGTCGAGCACGGCGCGCGTACCGCCGTCGACGAGCTGCGCCGCATGCTGGGCGCGTTGCGCGCCAGCGGCCCGCAGGCCGCGGCGACACCGGGGGCCGGGATCGACCGGATCGAGGAGATCGCCGAACGGGCCCGGGAGGCCGGGCTCGAGGTGCATTTCGGTACGTACGGCGACCCGGCCCCGCTGCCCGATTCGCTCTCCCAGGCGGCCTACCGGATCGTGCAGGAGTCGGTGACCAATACGCTCAAGCACGCGCACGCCGCCACGCTGGACATCCGGGTCCGCTATCTGGCCGGCGAGCTGGAGCTGGACGTCACCGACGACGGCCGGGGCGGGACCGGCGAGCGGGGCAGCGGGATGGGGCTGATCGGGATGCGGGAACGGGTGGCGGTGCACGACGGCACCCTGGAGCACGGGCGGCGCGGCGGGGGCGGGTTCCGGGTGCGGGCCCGGCTGCCCTACGCGCCGACGACGATCGGGAGCGCCGCGTGA
- a CDS encoding TetR/AcrR family transcriptional regulator: MDGRSRRREDTRQRLYEAAVELIAEQGFSATTVDDIALRAKVAKGTVYYNFKSKTDLFEELLRHGVGLLTAEFRAAVADLPPREAVRALIRAQLEFIKRYQAFAQLLLSEMWRTNREWQQTLVLLRAEAIGVIAETVQAGVDSGDLPADLDVRVASSALFGVGLVVAVDWLVFQPDRPIEDVEESLLAIVRRVA, translated from the coding sequence ATGGACGGGCGGAGCCGCCGGCGCGAGGACACCCGGCAGCGACTCTACGAGGCCGCGGTGGAGCTGATCGCCGAGCAGGGTTTCTCAGCGACCACCGTGGACGACATCGCGCTGCGCGCCAAGGTCGCCAAGGGCACCGTCTACTACAACTTCAAATCCAAGACCGACCTCTTCGAGGAGCTGCTCCGGCACGGGGTCGGCCTGCTCACCGCGGAGTTCCGCGCCGCCGTGGCGGACCTGCCGCCGCGCGAGGCGGTGCGCGCCCTGATCCGCGCCCAGCTGGAGTTCATCAAGCGCTACCAGGCCTTCGCCCAGCTGCTGCTCTCCGAGATGTGGCGGACCAACCGGGAGTGGCAGCAGACCCTGGTCCTGCTCCGCGCCGAGGCGATCGGGGTGATCGCCGAGACCGTCCAGGCCGGCGTCGACTCCGGCGACCTGCCGGCCGACCTGGACGTCCGGGTGGCCTCGTCGGCTCTGTTCGGCGTCGGCCTGGTGGTCGCCGTGGACTGGCTGGTCTTCCAGCCGGACCGCCCGATCGAGGACGTCGAGGAGTCCCTGCTGGCGATCGTCAGGCGCGTCGCCTGA
- a CDS encoding ABC transporter ATP-binding protein, giving the protein MNYHRRKPGYVFELTSQSKRGAIMSVLSARGAGVRHHRRWLVRGLDLTVEPGETVAVVGPPGSGRTSTLLMLARRLRLSEGTLSLSGTAALAHVTGVNDPEPVFTVREHVEERLALLGRPRREAGAVPLRGLDPGLRGRDLTPYQKQVLGLVLAGLAGPAVIALDGVDAGLDERERAELWEMLGELAGNGVTVLVTAREVDPSRVTRVVHLSDPQTGEPGRAVVESTPQPGPAPASEAEPAAEAVEAEQEEPEQGEPEQEEPEQEEPKKEEPEQEEPEQEEAEEKEPEREEVTDQAGANEERGKQ; this is encoded by the coding sequence GTGAATTATCACCGCCGGAAACCCGGGTATGTTTTTGAACTGACCAGTCAGTCTAAACGAGGAGCGATCATGTCGGTGCTGAGCGCGAGGGGCGCCGGGGTCCGGCACCACCGGCGCTGGCTGGTGCGTGGCCTCGACCTGACGGTCGAGCCCGGCGAGACGGTCGCCGTGGTCGGTCCGCCCGGCAGCGGCCGGACCAGCACGCTGCTGATGCTCGCGCGCCGGCTGCGGTTGTCCGAGGGCACGCTTTCCCTGTCCGGTACGGCGGCACTCGCCCATGTGACGGGTGTCAATGACCCGGAGCCGGTGTTCACCGTCCGGGAGCACGTCGAGGAGCGGCTCGCGCTGCTCGGGCGGCCACGGCGGGAGGCCGGCGCGGTGCCGTTGCGCGGGCTCGACCCGGGCTTGCGGGGGCGCGACCTGACGCCGTACCAGAAGCAGGTCCTCGGTCTGGTCCTGGCGGGCCTGGCGGGGCCCGCGGTGATCGCGCTGGACGGGGTGGACGCCGGCCTGGACGAGCGGGAGCGGGCCGAGCTGTGGGAGATGCTCGGCGAGCTCGCCGGCAACGGGGTGACGGTTCTGGTCACCGCGCGGGAGGTGGATCCGTCACGAGTCACCCGGGTGGTGCACCTGAGCGATCCGCAGACCGGCGAGCCGGGCCGGGCCGTCGTGGAGAGCACGCCCCAGCCCGGACCGGCACCGGCATCCGAGGCGGAGCCGGCGGCGGAAGCGGTCGAAGCCGAGCAAGAAGAACCGGAGCAAGGCGAACCGGAGCAGGAAGAACCGGAGCAAGAGGAGCCAAAGAAAGAAGAACCGGAGCAAGAGGAGCCGGAGCAAGAGGAAGCGGAAGAGAAGGAACCGGAGCGAGAAGAAGTGACAGACCAGGCCGGCGCGAACGAGGAACGGGGCAAACAGTGA
- a CDS encoding MerR family transcriptional regulator — translation MPRNAADADLPAYTMGRAAELIGVTPAFLRSLDGTGLIEPGRSAGGHRRYSRHQLDLAARVRVLLDEGFLLAAAVRIVTLEDRLAAAHRRIRELGGKLGPGEDASIPTQTRRGVTARRDAGVPARDRRDTTERRNM, via the coding sequence ATGCCCAGGAACGCGGCCGACGCCGACCTCCCGGCGTACACGATGGGCCGGGCCGCCGAGCTGATCGGCGTGACCCCGGCCTTCCTCCGCAGTCTCGACGGCACCGGCCTGATCGAGCCGGGCCGCTCGGCCGGCGGGCACCGGCGGTACTCCCGGCACCAGCTGGACCTGGCCGCCCGGGTACGCGTGCTGCTCGACGAGGGTTTCCTGCTCGCCGCGGCGGTCCGGATCGTCACGCTGGAGGACCGGCTGGCCGCCGCGCACCGGCGGATCCGCGAGCTGGGCGGCAAGCTCGGTCCCGGCGAGGACGCCAGCATCCCGACACAGACCCGGCGAGGCGTCACCGCGCGCCGGGATGCCGGCGTCCCGGCGCGGGACCGGCGAGATACCACCGAGCGGCGGAACATGTAA